The following are encoded in a window of Ranitomeya variabilis isolate aRanVar5 chromosome 6, aRanVar5.hap1, whole genome shotgun sequence genomic DNA:
- the GNGT1 gene encoding guanine nucleotide-binding protein G(T) subunit gamma-T1 isoform X2, with protein MPVINIEDLTEKDKLKMEVEQLKKEVKLERQLVSKMCEEIKTYIEGNSGEDPLVKGVPEDKNPFKEKGGCVIA; from the exons ATGCCGGTCATCAACATAGAAGATCTAACAGAAAAAGATAAATTAAAAATGGAAGTTGAACAACTCAAGAAAGAAGTGAAACTGGAGAGACAACTG GTTTCCAAAATGTGTGAAGAAATTAAGACGTATATTGAAGGTAATTCTGGAGAAGACCCTCTTGTAAAGGGAGTTCCAGAAGACAAAAACCCATTCAAGGAGAAAGGTGGATGTGTCATTGCCTAA
- the GNGT1 gene encoding guanine nucleotide-binding protein G(T) subunit gamma-T1 isoform X1, protein MTSSRKSSSAYIVPFFPHQKMPVINIEDLTEKDKLKMEVEQLKKEVKLERQLVSKMCEEIKTYIEGNSGEDPLVKGVPEDKNPFKEKGGCVIA, encoded by the exons ATGACCAGTTCCAGAAAATCTTCATCGGCCTATATTGTACCTTTTTTTCCCCATCAGAAAATGCCGGTCATCAACATAGAAGATCTAACAGAAAAAGATAAATTAAAAATGGAAGTTGAACAACTCAAGAAAGAAGTGAAACTGGAGAGACAACTG GTTTCCAAAATGTGTGAAGAAATTAAGACGTATATTGAAGGTAATTCTGGAGAAGACCCTCTTGTAAAGGGAGTTCCAGAAGACAAAAACCCATTCAAGGAGAAAGGTGGATGTGTCATTGCCTAA